In the Halichoerus grypus chromosome 4, mHalGry1.hap1.1, whole genome shotgun sequence genome, one interval contains:
- the NEUROD1 gene encoding neurogenic differentiation factor 1 — MTKSYSESGLMGEPQPQGPPSWTDECLSSQDEEHEADKKEDDLEAMNAEEDSLRNGGEEEDEDEDLEEEEEEEEEDDDQKPKRRGPKKKKMTKARLERFKLRRMKANARERNRMHGLNAALDNLRKVVPCYSKTQKLSKIETLRLAKNYIWALSEILRSGKSPDLVSFVQTLCKGLSQPTTNLVAGCLQLNPRTFLPEQNQDMPPHLPTASASFPVHPYSYQSPGLPSPPYGTMDSSHVFHVKPPPHAYSAALEPFFESPLTDCTSPSFDGPLSPPLSINGNFSFKHEPSAEFEKNYAFTMHYPAATLAGAQSHGSIFSGTAAPRCEIPIDNIMSFDSHSHHERVMSAQLNAIFHD; from the coding sequence ATGACCAAATCATACAGCGAGAGCGGGCTGATGGGCGAGCCTCAGCCCCAGGGTCCTCCCAGCTGGACAGACGAATGTCTCAGTTCTCAGGACGAGGAGCACGAGGCAGACAAGAAAGAGGACGACCTCGAAGCCATGAACGCGGAAGAGGACTCACTGAGGAacgggggagaggaagaggacgAAGACGAGGAtctggaagaggaggaagaagaggaagaggaggatgacgATCAAAAGCCCAAGAGACGGGGCcccaaaaagaagaagatgacCAAGGCGCGCCTTGAGCGTTTTAAGCTAAGGCGCATGAAGGCCAACGCCCGGGAACGAAACCGCATGCACGGGCTAAACGCGGCTCTGGACAACCTGCGCAAGGTGGTGCCCTGCTATTCCAAGACGCAGAAGCTGTCCAAAATCGAGACGCTGCGCCTGGCCAAGAACTACATCTGGGCTCTGTCGGAGATTCTGCGTTCGGGCAAAAGCCCTGATCTGGTCTCCTTCGTACAGACTCTCTGCAAGGGCTTATCCCAGCCCACCACCAACCTGGTTGCCGGCTGTCTGCAGCTTAATCCTCGGACTTTTCTGCCTGAGCAGAACCAGGACATGCCTCCGCACCTGCCTACCGCCAGCGCTTCCTTCCCTGTGCACCCCTACTCTTATCAGTCGCCCGGGCTGCCCAGTCCGCCCTACGGTACCATGGACAGCTCCCACGTCTTCCACGTTAAGCCGCCGCCGCACGCCTACAGCGCTGCGCTAGAGCCCTTCTTTGAAAGCCCCCTGACTGATTGCACCAGCCCTTCCTTTGACGGACCCCTCAGCCCGCCGCTCAGTATCAATGGCAACTTCTCTTTCAAACACGAACCGTCCGCCGAGTTTGAGAAAAATTATGCCTTTACCATGCACTATCCTGCAGCGACCTTGGCAGGGGCCCAAAGCCACGGATCAATCTTCTCGGGCACCGCTGCCCCTCGCTGCGAGATCCCTATAGACAATATCATGTCCTTCGATAGCCATTCACATCATGAGCGAGTCATGAGTGCCCAGCTCAATGCCATCTTTCACGATTAG